GCGTACTTCTCTCTGTCCTCAATGTCGTCGATGTCCATCCCGATGGGCATCGTCAGGCCGACGCGGCAGACGTTGTCGTCGTTCGGGAACACCCACGGATAGGCGGTGTGGCCGGGCATGTAGCCCCACCAGAACGTGATGGCCGACTTCTGCTCTTCGAACAGTTCCTCGGGGAAGCGGCGGTACTCCTGGTAGGCAATGTGGTTCGAGCGCCGCGAGGAGAGCCGCTCGGAGGCTTTCTCGTTCTCAGGGAGGAACCGGTCGAGCACGCGGTTCGTCACGGTTCGCTGCGGGCCGTCGGCCAGAATCAGGAAGTTGGCGGCGACGTCCTCGCCGCTTTTCGTCCTGACCAGATGCCGCGGCTCGTCGCCCGAGGCGGCGAGGTTGGTCTCGACGTCCTGCACCGAGACTTTGACGCGGTACTCCGCGCCCGCGTCCTCGGCGCGCTGGCGCATCCAGTCGTCGAAGCGGGCGCGGTGGAAGGTGTAGCCGAACTTGTCGTACGACGATTCGATACCCGTCGCGCGGAGCGTCATCGACTCGTTCGGGCCGACGAACTCCGCGCGGTCGAGCGTCTGAAGGACGATTCCGTCGGGCATCTCGTCGGGGTGGATTCCCATGATGTCCACCCAGTAGTCGAGGATGCCCGCGGCGTCCGTCGAGTCCGGGCCGAGTCCGTCTCGGTCCGCCCGCGGAACGCCTCTCTCCATCACGACGGCGGTCGCTCCGGCCGACGCGGCGGCGTGCGCCGCTGACGTTCCGCCTGGGCCGCCGCCGACGATGGCCACGTCTACGCGCTGCATACCTCGTAACCGGCAGTACACCGCCATTAAAGGTCCGGAACATCTTTCGGAGCGGACAAACCGTCGCGCGAACGGTAACTATCGGAACGACCGGTGCGGCGCTCGCCCGAACCGTTCGACGCAGCTACGCCTCTGTGGCCGGTTCTCCCGGCGTCTCCGCGCAGTCCGCTTCGGCCGCGGAGTACCAGATGCCGAGCGTTCCGTCGAAGTCGACGCTCACTTTCAGCTGATAGCACGGCGCACCCCCGAGGTCCGAGAGGTCTAGCGTTTTCCACGACTCCTCGTGGTCGAGGCGTGCGTGGACGACGTAGCGGGCGGCGTCGCCCTCCCACGTCGGCGAGACGGTCGCGCTGTCGGCGCGGTTGTCGACCATCGCGTCGAGGTCGTGCGACGACCAGTGGACCATCTCGCCGTCTTTCCGGACGACGACACTGACGGTGTGCGCCTCGCCGTGCGTGTTCTGTATCTGCACGCCGCTAAGCCGCGTCGGTTCGGCCGCGCCGCTCTCCGCGCCTCCGTCTTCGCCGAGCACGCCGACGCAGCCGCCGGAGAGCGCTGCGAAGCCGACCGCGCAGGCTCCCAGCGCCCGACGGCGAGTCGTTTTCGTGCGGTCGGTCGGTGACATACTCGTTCGCGAGACAGTCTCCGCGTAAATACGTTCCGTCAGACGCTCCGTTCGCCGTAGGAAAGGGGCTGACCCTGCCGTTGGAGGAGGAGTAATGTGAACCGTCGCCAAACGACCCCCATGACCGACCCGGACATCGTCGTGCTGCGGCAGAAGATTCACGGCCTCTCCGCCGAGGCGTACGCCGAGACGCTGCGCGAACGACTTCCCGACCGCGAAGTCGCGCTGGCGAAGACGCCCGCCGAGGAGCGCGAGTACCTGCGGACTGCGCGCGTCGCCACCGGCTTCTCGCTCGACGCGGAGGCGCTCGACGCAGCGCCGAACCTCGAACTGTTCGCCTGCGTCTTCGCCGGTACCGGACATCTGGACCTCGACGCCTTCGCGGAACGCGGCGTCGCCGTCACAAACGCCTCCGGCGTCCACGGTCCGAACATCGCCGAGCACGTTCTTGGCGCGATTCTCTCGTTCGCCCGCGGCTTCGACACGGCGTGGCGACGAAAGGAACGCACCGAGTGGCGCTCCTACCAAGCTACCGAAGTTCGAGGCAGCAGAGTCGCCGTCGTCGGTCTCGGTTCCATCGGGCAAGCCATCGTCGACCGACTGGAACCGTTCGGCGTCGAGACGGCGGGCGTTCGCTACTCGCCGGAGAAGGGCGGCCCGACCGACGAGGTGTACGGCTTCGACGAGGTTCATCAGGCGCTCGCCGACAGCGACTACGTCGTCGTCGCCGCCCCGCTGACCGAGACGACGGAGGGTCTCATCGGCGAATCAGAACTGCGGACTATGCAGCCGCACTCAGTTCTGGTGAACGTCGGTCGCGGCCCCATCGTCGACACCGACGCGCTCGTCGACGCGCTCCAGAAGAACGGGCTTCGCGGCGCAGCGCTGGACGTGACCGACCCCGAACCGCTCCCGCAGGGCCACCCGCTGTGGACGTTCGACAACGTGCTCATCACGCCGCACAACTCGGGGCACACGCCGAAGTACTGGGAGCGACGGGCGGATATCATCGCGCAGAACCTCGATACCGTCGAGGAGACGGGCGAGTTCGAGGAGTTGGAGAATCAGGCCTAACGAATTCGCCCCGACGCTTGCGACACAGAGTAGGAGCCGTTCCGCCCGCTACTCCACAGTGTTCCGCAGCGTCCCGATACCCTCGTAGGTAATTTCGACCACGTCGCCCGGTTCGATTGTTCCGGGATTCGCCGGACTGCCGAACGCGATGGCGTCACCCGGGCGGAAAGTGAACCGCTTCGAGAGGTAGGAGACGATTTCGTACGGGTCGAACAGCATCAGTTCAGTGTTCGCCTCCTGTCGGCGCTCGCCGCTCACGTCCGTGTGCATGTCGAGGTTTCGCGGGTCGAGGTCGGTCTCGATCCACGGCCCCAGCGGACCGGAGCCGTCGAACGCTTTTCTCGCGGTCCGGCCCTGCTGGTCGAGCGCGTCGACGTCGTTCAGGATGGTGTACCCACAAACGTATCCGGGTACTTCTTCGACCGAGATGTCGTGGCACTCGTCGTCGATTACGGCGACGAGTTCGCCCGCGTAGGTGAGTTCCTCGGTGAACGACGGATAGAAAATCGGCTCCTCGTGGGCGATAATCGAGTTCGGCGGCTTGATGAAGAAGTCGGGCTCCTCGGGTCGTTCGTACTCCATCTGGTCCAAGGTCGCGGCGTAGTTGCGACCGACGCAGTACAGCGCCGACGGTTCGCACGGCGCGAGCAGGTTGCCATCTTCGCCGACGACGTACTCGCCGTCGTCGCAGACAACGGTTCCGTCTCGGTACTCGCCCTCGCGCGGGCCGTCGGGGGTCTGAATGCGGGCGATTCGCATGGTCGTTACTCCCGTTACGCCTCGAAAGGAGTACCGGAAGCGGCGGAGACTGCGTCTCTGCAGAGCACAGTTGGTCTCCGCCGCTCAATCGGGCGA
This genomic stretch from Haloprofundus salilacus harbors:
- a CDS encoding NAD(P)/FAD-dependent oxidoreductase, whose protein sequence is MQRVDVAIVGGGPGGTSAAHAAASAGATAVVMERGVPRADRDGLGPDSTDAAGILDYWVDIMGIHPDEMPDGIVLQTLDRAEFVGPNESMTLRATGIESSYDKFGYTFHRARFDDWMRQRAEDAGAEYRVKVSVQDVETNLAASGDEPRHLVRTKSGEDVAANFLILADGPQRTVTNRVLDRFLPENEKASERLSSRRSNHIAYQEYRRFPEELFEEQKSAITFWWGYMPGHTAYPWVFPNDDNVCRVGLTMPIGMDIDDIEDREKYALLRPEDERIPQGKEYIRRLLDHVYGDEYDLDDFPLVEDRGKRGGTETYAISSTRPIDSPVGADVAVVGGAMGATSAFHEGGDHVAVRTGAIAGELAAAGDLSAYNDRWKEAINDEILRNVSMADLVHDYGPDDWDWAFETAKKLMDAEDGIRILEAGARAGVSAARLAGAYKKRKFKFRDGRYVQLKESEYTL
- a CDS encoding D-2-hydroxyacid dehydrogenase, which produces MTDPDIVVLRQKIHGLSAEAYAETLRERLPDREVALAKTPAEEREYLRTARVATGFSLDAEALDAAPNLELFACVFAGTGHLDLDAFAERGVAVTNASGVHGPNIAEHVLGAILSFARGFDTAWRRKERTEWRSYQATEVRGSRVAVVGLGSIGQAIVDRLEPFGVETAGVRYSPEKGGPTDEVYGFDEVHQALADSDYVVVAAPLTETTEGLIGESELRTMQPHSVLVNVGRGPIVDTDALVDALQKNGLRGAALDVTDPEPLPQGHPLWTFDNVLITPHNSGHTPKYWERRADIIAQNLDTVEETGEFEELENQA
- a CDS encoding fumarylacetoacetate hydrolase family protein, with the protein product MRIARIQTPDGPREGEYRDGTVVCDDGEYVVGEDGNLLAPCEPSALYCVGRNYAATLDQMEYERPEEPDFFIKPPNSIIAHEEPIFYPSFTEELTYAGELVAVIDDECHDISVEEVPGYVCGYTILNDVDALDQQGRTARKAFDGSGPLGPWIETDLDPRNLDMHTDVSGERRQEANTELMLFDPYEIVSYLSKRFTFRPGDAIAFGSPANPGTIEPGDVVEITYEGIGTLRNTVE